The DNA sequence TATGAATAGCAATTCTGGAAAGAGGGTGATCTCCATGCGAGCTTGCCTTCTCAACTTGAAGGgttgcaacaacaacaaccaacaGAATTGCCAACAGCCTCACTTGTTTCATTTCTTTCATCCCAATTTCCCACGCAGCATGAAAAATGAAGAATCTTTGTGAGAACAAAGGAAGAAAGCTGCAAACTTTGAGTGATGCAGTCGAACTGAAGTAGAAGATTTTTTTGGGTTTCTGAGTTTTCAATGATTGCAAATCGTTAACAACTTTGGGAATCTTAAAAGGAAGATTCGACTTTTGCTCCCATTTTTCAAGGGGCGTTTCAGTAAAGAGCTGCTGTGCATTTTGAAGTTGTCGTTTTTTTGCCGGGTTTttgacttttaatttttttgttgccATGCCAGTTTTGATTGACCGTTTTATTTGAGAAGCGATATTACacttatcatattttttttattatatttatattttaaaaagaaTCACAAATGGATTTACGTCGGAATGTTGTTATAATATTTATCtgatattttaattttcaaataaaatttaatattttagtaTTGCATCACGctaaatttgaaaaatggtAAGTATGGAATGACAtggatttaaaaataaataaaaatgatcaATTGGTGACGTAACTACAACAGTCCTCTCTTTTAAGAGTTAAGAAGACTCACAAAACATTTTGTCTTTTCTTAATCATCATTGTGTGATTTACTAACCCCAAAAAACAGAATCACATTCCTCCATTTATTCTTTATTGTGTCCAGGTGGGGATGCTAAATGTTGGATGAGTCCAATGCACTCTTTGTTTGACAAAGGGTTGCATCTTTTGTTAAATAATATTTGGGTCTATATAACCATCCACTAACGCGTACAAGAGTTATACttctttgtttaatttttggacTTCCAGTCTTCCCTACCAAAGAGCTAGCACAAACGTAGAGGCGAAATTTTTTCGTTCAAACATTGCAGTTATTGCAAGCATCAATCGATAATGTTTGTTGGTgcgtatatttttctttcattgtattttgtcaatttaaattatattaataTTGTTCAAATTTGTGATGTGATTTAATATTAGTGTTGAAACTTTATATTAgtgaaaaaaatttatattatataataattgAGCTGATAAACATACACACGCAAGAACCACAAGACTAAATACTACAAATATTCAAATGATAAGAGTACATTTTAAAGATTAAGTAAAACAACTAGTTGCATAAATCACACTAATTAATcaccaataaaataataataaaacatatTAAGACTTGTTTagaattgattttaaaatgattgaaagtatttttaggaaaaaaaatattagggcTTGTTTAGAATTGCTTTTAAGAAGTTATAGTCATGTGTTTTTTGCATGAAGCAATAAAATGTCTTTCCATAATTCACTTGCAATTTTACTAATGATTGGTTTCAAAAGtgttttcaccaaaaacgctttcagtcattttaaaagcaattcTAAACAAGCCGTTAATCAACAATGAAATCTGTAAAGAAGCCCTTGTTGCCCATTCACATATCGGCAATGGTAACCTCAACCGTGACGCCTTCTTCCATCTCTATATTGATAACCTTGTTTACCACCTATGGGGTGCTCAACAAGTCCATCACTCTTTTTGAATGCGCATCTCAAACCTATCCATGTGTTGCTACCTATACGTAACAAAACAGTTAACAATTAAATATTCCTAAATCAATATCTTAGTTTTATTAAATTTACTAATGTGGTAGTGTTTCCTCTGTTTAAATACATCATTGGTTGCATGATTTAATGACATAAATACGTATATAATGAGTCAAAAGTTAACCATCAAGGAATGATTCAGGAGTTGGGGACGAATTTCAAGGTCCGTATTCCACACGGCACGTCTTGAGTTCGATTCTTGACTCTAATAAAAATGTTTAATCCACAAAAATAATTCGATACGCTTTCCTCCAAGGACATGCAAATCGTCAATACAAATGTTTATATGCATTAGGGTTTTTCACGTTCATAGGAAGAGATTTCTCAGTATGTCCAGCACATCGAGTGGTGAACTatgtgtcattatacaagtggTGAGATACTTGTGTTAGaaaattaacaacttaaaaaataaaaatttcctctacaatgaaaaatttctcgttcATATGAGAAAAGTTTTGCAGTCTACTCCCGATATATAAAGTGTAATAATTTCAttggtcaatttttttttttaaagtttgcaatcaattatattattacacGAGGCCGTGATTCAGCATGCCCAAATCCTAATACAGCAGATGACACGTGGCTAAGATTTAATCCAACGACCCAAGAtgcttttttgtgttttaagTTGTGAAAGCCCATCGCAGCGCGGGAGGTAATTTACCTCCTAGACGACGTCGGTTTCAAGTAGCCGCAAATATGAGCCGTACGATTTCGTGTTGCCCACGTGGCGTTCATGCATAAGGTAGACAGCAAAGTCTCAGTCTGGCTGGATTCCGGAAACCCGCTTGTTTCGAAGTCGGTTTTCCAGTGGCTGCGCCCATAACGGATATAAAACCAGGGAGGATTTTTTCATAAAGGAAGAAAGTTGACTTGCCATTAAAATCTGGATTAATCGGAATCTTCTCTCCAAATATTCGCAAGCGGCCACCTTTAAAAAGCCACCCCCACCATACCACACGTCAAAGTTCAAACACAATTCGCTGGCATTTCTTTAGCTTCAGGATTGAGTTTCACCAACCTTTCACTGAAGGTCAGTTCTGAAAATTCTACTTCATCTGGTTTTTCTTGCTGGAATTTCAATACCCATTTGCTTGTTTCGATTTTTTCCAGCCGCCCGTTTGGTTTTCGATTGGTAAAGTTGAaaagtttggattttttttatttggtttggtGGATTTAGATGATGGTTTTCTGTAACTTTTTCTGGGATTAATAcccatttgcttgttttgatgTGTTCCTGCTACCCATTTAGTTATCGATTGGTAAAGTtagaaaagtttgaattttcattttggttttggtgAATTTAGAAGATGGGGTTTGTGTAATTTTTGATGGGATTTAATACCCGTTTGCTTGTTTTGATGTTTTCCAGCTACCCATTTGGTTATTAATTGGTGAAGTTAGAAAAGTTTAGTGAATTTATTATTTAGTACATgggttttttgtcttattgatTCTATCTAATGTAGTAGGCAGGATGAGAAGGTTGAAATATTTCTGCTTGGCAGTTCATTTGGTTCTTCTTGCAACTCTTCAAGTTCAAGATGTGGAGTCTCATGGAGATCAGCCTTTGTCAAAGATTGCTGTTCACAAGGCAGTGTCTTCCCTGCATTCCCATGCTTATGTGAAGGCCTCCTCTGCAGTTCTTGGGCTCCAGGTTAACTTCTAAAACATCCTTTTTTTTCGATGAATCGTGCCCCGGAAATAGGATGTCCTTATTTGTTGACAAACTCGTACTTTTGAGCATTTTGTATGTGTTTGGTATTGATGCAACTTTTTCCCCAACTCAATAATTTAGGGGCAATATGTGGAATGGTTGACATTGGAGTTCAGTTCTCCACACCCTTCAAATGATGACTGGATTGGAGTGTTTTCTCCTGCCAATTTCAGGTCAGTAAATGGAACTTTGTTTGTCTCAAGCCAACTTTTGGGAGCTCTAGCATGCTTTTTTCTCGGACGAATTTGCTTCTCTTTATTTCTTTATCGTATACTGAATAGAATTGATAGCATTGGATGGACTTGCTTGAATTTGCAGTGCTTCGACCTGCCCTGCGGAAACTAAAAGCTCTTCTGCTCCATTTTTATGTTCAGCACCTATAAAGGTTAGCATAGTGCTGCTACTTTTCCATGGCCTTCAAGCATGCTTTTCATTGAAGTGGATCCAGATATAGAGATTTGATCTCATataattttttgcttttttgcaGTACCAGTATGCGAACTACACTAGTCCTAGGTACAAAGATACCGGGAAAGGCTCCTTGAAACTGCAGTTGATTAACCAGAGATCAGATTTCGCTTTTGCACTATTCTCGGGTGGTTTATCAGAGGTATGCTATTTTTTTTAGAGAACCAATGGTTGCTGCTATCTGTCGCCTTCGTACTTTGCCCTTACATTCATTTTTCTAAATAGTGGATAAAATAAACATTTGGCCTTTGGTTTATGAAGATTTCGTAAGATAATAGTTATTCTACAAACTGCTATTTTTTCCAACTATGTAATTGTCCCTTGCTTCAATCTGTGTAATTGTTACCTGCCTGTTTTGTAAAATAGCCGAAGCTGGTGGCAGTGTCAAATAAAGTTGCATTCGCAAATCCGAAGGCTCCAGTTTATCCACGCCTAGCGCAAGGAAAATTGTGGAATGAAGTAAGTACACTTTCTTCTTGGAGATATTATCTTGGTGTACAGAAAACTATGTTGCAGTGATGTCTCCCCCACACTTTCACTTCTATTTTTTCCATCGAAATGCTTTTCTTTGTGAACAAGCTTGTGTTCATCAATTTCTCAAGGAAACAATCCGTCTGACTTGATATTTAGATGACTGTAACATGGACAAGTGGATATGACATCGTGGAAGCAACCCCTTTTGTTGAGTGGGGTATAAAAGGAGAAGACCGTGTGAAATCCCCAGCTGGGACATTGAACTTCGACCGCAACACCATGTGTGGTGtgtttgctctctctctctctctctctctctctctctctctctcttggggGGGATGGATGAGGGTGCATCTCCTGACTATGCCTTATCCATGTACGTTCTACAAACACAGGTGCACCGGCAAAGACCGTGGGGTGGCGAGATCCTGGATTTATACACACTGCTTTTCTGAAGGAATTGTGGCCCAACACAGTGTATGCTACATTTTCTTCTAAAATATTTTGTTGCTCTCTTGATTTTAtatcgattttaaatttttagcaCGTCTTCTGCCTTCTAAGATTCATTTTTTCAATCTATCGATTAAAGAGTCCGCTGTTCATGTACATGATTCTTGATAATTTGCAGGTACACCTACAAGGTTGGACACAGATTGCCTAATGGTTCCCATATTTTGAGTCAAGAATACAAGTTCAGAGCATCTCCATATCCTGGTCAAAATTCTGTTCAACGCGTTGTCATCTTCGGTGACATGGGAAAGGTTTCAACTCTCTTCAAGTTTTGGTTTAATGTCATAGTTTTCGTTAATTTCTAACATAATCAACTCGACAAACTTACTCGCAGTTTCTTAAGTCCTTTGCCTAATGGTATACCTTGTAGGATGAAGCTGATGGATCCAATGAATATAACCAATACCAGCGTGGCTCTCTCAACACTACTAAGCAGCTAATCCAAGACTTAGAGAAAATTGATATCGTTTTCCACATTGGTGATATATGTTACGCAAATGGATACCTTTCGCAGTGGGACCAATTCACAGCACAGGTTGAGCCGATAGCATCTGCTGTTCCGTACATGATCGCAAGGTTTGTCGCTACAATACGCTTGCACAGTTTGTTTAAAATTTACTTTCTTCCCTTGATCTTATGTGCTGATCTGAGATTTGTTCGTCCAGCGGTAATCATGAGCGTGACTGGCCAGGCTCAGGATCCTTCTATGGGAACATGGATTCAGGCGGGGAATGCGGTGTCTTGGCCCAGACCATGTTTTATGTCCCTGCTGAAAACAGGGCTAAGTTCTGGTACGGAACACTTCGAAGCCAAGCTGTTACATAGGGCGATAACTAGTCTTGAAcgattttattgttaattttccAGGTATTCCACTGACTATGGCATGTTCCGGTTCTGCATTGCGGACACAGAACATGATTGGAGAGAGGGAACAGAGCAATACAAGTTCATTGAGGAGTGCCTAGCATCAGTCGACAGACAAAAGCAACCATGGCTGATCTTTCTGGCTCATCGGGTGCTAGGTTATTCTTCTGCAAGCTTTTATGTCGCCGAAGGATCGTTTGAGGAACCAATGGGAAGGGAAAGCCTTCAGAAATTATGGCAGAAGTACAAAGTTGACCTCGCTGTATACGGCCATGTGCACAACTACGAAAGGAGTTGCCCCATTTATCAGGTACGCCAAAAATTCTACACATTACTTGGCTGCAACTGATATATTGACCTTTGATTCGAAATTGGACTGTCATTGTATTTCCCTTTGGCAGAATATCTGCACCAGTAAGGAGAAGCACAATTACAAGGGTAACTTGAATGGCACGATACATGTGGTTGCTGGTGGCGGAGGAGCGAGTCTTGCAACCTTTGCTCCCGTTCAAACGGAATGGAGTATCTTCAAGGACTATGATTACGGGTTTGTCAAACTTACAGCGTTTGATCGCTCGAACCTATTGTTCGAGTACAAGAAGAGCAGGGACGGAAAGGTCTACGATTCGTTCAGAATATCAAGGGAGTACAAGGACATCTTGGCCTGCTCTGTTGATAGTTGCCCGAGTACAACTCTGGCATCTTGAAGTTGTTTGAGTTTGAGAGTTTGAGAGTAATGATCATGTGCTCGTGTATACAAGAAAGCTGTGGTTCCTTTCTTCCCTTCAGTTTCATGACAAATTGACAACTTCTTCGtatgtaatttttgttttatttatttttgctgaaaaaaaatatgaaaatgataccaaaatttcaaccaattaaaacaaaggCTTGAAATTGGTTCTGAAATTGTAGATGTGCGCGTAGCTACGTTGGTAGCAAAAGTCCTGCGATCAATTAACGAGACCGTGAGTTGTGACGGGTTATTGTGAGCAGAACATTGTATAAGCACATTAACGAGAGAAGCTGACAGTAACGGTAAAtgaaatttaccaaaaaaaagggGTTAAATGAAAAGCACTGTCAAAAATGCTTGCCAAAAAGACAATGATTCATTTAgatatgcttttaaaatgattgaaagcgcttttagagaaaatgtttttttggttcccaaagcacttaaagtgctttctgcaaaaaacaccagttatgtgcttctttcaGGAAgtaccagttatgtgcttctttcaTGAAGCATTTAAATGCTTTTCCAGAATTTACTcgcatttttactaaaaattagttccaaaaacattttcaacaaaagcgctttcagtcattttaaaagcacatccaaacgagcttaGAGACTTGCGTGAGGAAAGGTTACAAACATCAAGCAAAGAAGCTGAGAGTAATGGTAAATGAAAATAACTGCTCATTGATTACTTAAAATCGGATTACTTGTATTAATATTCAGCCATTATTTGTCAAAGACTTACAGAAATTCAGATGGTTTGGAAAAAAGGTGGTGACATTTATGTACTTGGATACCAATGCACTTCTTCGTTCCACCACATCAGTCACGACCTGCAAATATGATGAGGTTTGCTAGGCTGAGTTGGCTCTTTATTCAACAACTCAAGAGAAAAACCGAGGCAGTTCTTCGTTCCACTGCATCAGATTTAGAAATCTTCTTGTTTGCGACAATTATTCATCAAGTAAATATGATCGTCAAACCCATGGATTCACCTCATCCTTATCTAGCGATCAGAGTTTTCGTACTCCCAAAGAACTTCTTGTCACATACACTCCTCCGCGACAGAAGAATCCTCCAGAAATGTGATAGTTAACACAAGCAAGCCGGAGCTCTTACTGGTCATACATCTCCTTCAACGCCCAATGATATAATGTTTCAATACAATCTCGAAACCATATAAACCATGATTGGTGTCAGTTATCGAAGAACTAACCACTTGTGTTGTTCATTCAGCCGGAGAATCCAAATCCAAAGAGGGTGCCGTGTTCCTTCTCCACATTTCCCTTTTAAGTTTTTGAAATGCAGTTGAGCTGGGAGCAGAAGCTCAAATTGATAAAACCTGCTCCTGCCACTGACTGGGGTTCATGCATTCAGACCAGCCCAATTCTTGAATGCAACAAGTGCTtccatttttttgaaatttcgCTTTCTCAACTTTGCCACTTTAAGCTTCTTATGGGTTTCCATGAATGCCTGCTTGTACCTCCACTTATCCACAAAGACTTTCATCTCTTGAGATTTCTCGACAACTTGCATTACTGCATCGAAAAAGCCTCCCTTAACAAGAGCATAGAGGAATGCATCAACCATATGGTGGTCAAATTTAATACCCTTCTCTCCATCAACCGAAACATTTCTCTTCACCTCATGCCATAGCATCAGCACACTGAAATACTTCTCCATAGAAACATACCCACTAATTAATGATAAATATGTCTGTTCATTAGGCTTATGCTGCAAGAAAATCATCCTTCTAAAAGTCCTCCTCGCATCTTCTAGTCGCCCAGCTTTACAAAAGGCGTGAATAATTGAGTTCCAGTCATGGGTACCCACTTCAACTCGAGGGTCCTCAACAACCTCATCTAAGAAGGCAGCCATTAGCTCTGGCCGATGATTCTCCATTAAACCTGTCATTATGGTTAGGTAACTGCCCTTTAAGTCAGATATTCTTGCTTCTCTCATGTCCCTGAACAAAGAGAAGGCCGACTGAAAATCTTGACTTGACATGGATGCTTCGATTAGAGCATCATATGTCCCCATATCCAACTCGAGCCCCGAATTACTAATGTCCATGACCAGTTGAGTGGCTTCAGCAGTTCTATGCTCTTTGCAATAAGCTTTCAAAATTGGCACATACACACCAAGCCCCAAAGAACCCCCCTGAGCATTCATTTCATCGAGAATGCTGTGCGCCTTATCTGATAATCCAATACTAACACAGGCATTAACAATACCGTACCCAACTGATCTATCAACATCGACTCTTGAAGACTCTAACTTTTGAGCTGCGATGATCAAAGTTGCTAACTCCTTCACACCTGTATTTGCAAGATACCCTTTAACAACTTCACAATAAGTTTCTTCACCCAAATTCAAACATTCGCCATCTCCTTCACTCAGACAACGCAGAATAGATGCTGAAACAGATTCTAATTTTCCGGACTTAACATAGCCTTTAATCAAACTACTCCGAAACATCCCTTTATCCGAAAAACCAAACCCACCCATCAATCCCTCTAACTCAGTTATATTTTCCTCCAGACCCTTCAATGCGTACAAATAAGCAAGAAAACCAAAACTCGACTCATCAGGGCGAACACCCAAAACCGCCATCGTCTCAACAACTTTCTCGGCATCACGCACTGATTCAAGCTCACGACAGCACCCCTCCAACGCCGCATTACAAGCAGCCAAACCCGGTTTCATAAACTCCAACTTCTCATCCAAAGCAATCCTACAATTCTCTTCAAAAACCCGTAAAAACGCAACAAAGTTACCATTTTTCCTACTGATCTCAACCAGAACACTGCCCCACACACTAAACGGCAAGAAAAACCGGTTCTTGAACATGCATTTAACCAAAGCAAAAGCAGGGGCGGCAGTATTGGCACATTTCATAGCATCCAACACAATCCCAACAGTTTTAAACTCCAAAATTCCTGGGTTTTTCTCCACGACATAAACAGTCGTGGCAAAAGCCCTCTTGAGATTGTGAATGTCCCCGAGCGAGGACAAATGGGTAATTAGAGAATTGGTGAGGGACTTACTGGGGAAGGCGGAGGTGCCGGTGAAGGTCTTGAAGGACTTCCAGGCCTCATCGGTGTCGTGGGTTATGAGGGATTTGTGGAGGGCGGTCTCGAGGGCGGCGA is a window from the Malus domestica chromosome 16, GDT2T_hap1 genome containing:
- the LOC103402823 gene encoding probable inactive purple acid phosphatase 1 yields the protein MRRLKYFCLAVHLVLLATLQVQDVESHGDQPLSKIAVHKAVSSLHSHAYVKASSAVLGLQGQYVEWLTLEFSSPHPSNDDWIGVFSPANFSASTCPAETKSSSAPFLCSAPIKYQYANYTSPRYKDTGKGSLKLQLINQRSDFAFALFSGGLSEPKLVAVSNKVAFANPKAPVYPRLAQGKLWNEMTVTWTSGYDIVEATPFVEWGIKGEDRVKSPAGTLNFDRNTMCGAPAKTVGWRDPGFIHTAFLKELWPNTVYTYKVGHRLPNGSHILSQEYKFRASPYPGQNSVQRVVIFGDMGKDEADGSNEYNQYQRGSLNTTKQLIQDLEKIDIVFHIGDICYANGYLSQWDQFTAQVEPIASAVPYMIASGNHERDWPGSGSFYGNMDSGGECGVLAQTMFYVPAENRAKFWYSTDYGMFRFCIADTEHDWREGTEQYKFIEECLASVDRQKQPWLIFLAHRVLGYSSASFYVAEGSFEEPMGRESLQKLWQKYKVDLAVYGHVHNYERSCPIYQNICTSKEKHNYKGNLNGTIHVVAGGGGASLATFAPVQTEWSIFKDYDYGFVKLTAFDRSNLLFEYKKSRDGKVYDSFRISREYKDILACSVDSCPSTTLAS
- the LOC103416493 gene encoding pentatricopeptide repeat-containing protein At1g69290, translating into MWRKLEALTHLLPHRRGRAFSSTPEIPTLYSFLQPSIFALKRDPPPSSSLQSHGDLPTPPPKTLSPDHIAALETALHKSLITHDTDEAWKSFKTFTGTSAFPSKSLTNSLITHLSSLGDIHNLKRAFATTVYVVEKNPGILEFKTVGIVLDAMKCANTAAPAFALVKCMFKNRFFLPFSVWGSVLVEISRKNGNFVAFLRVFEENCRIALDEKLEFMKPGLAACNAALEGCCRELESVRDAEKVVETMAVLGVRPDESSFGFLAYLYALKGLEENITELEGLMGGFGFSDKGMFRSSLIKGYVKSGKLESVSASILRCLSEGDGECLNLGEETYCEVVKGYLANTGVKELATLIIAAQKLESSRVDVDRSVGYGIVNACVSIGLSDKAHSILDEMNAQGGSLGLGVYVPILKAYCKEHRTAEATQLVMDISNSGLELDMGTYDALIEASMSSQDFQSAFSLFRDMREARISDLKGSYLTIMTGLMENHRPELMAAFLDEVVEDPRVEVGTHDWNSIIHAFCKAGRLEDARRTFRRMIFLQHKPNEQTYLSLISGYVSMEKYFSVLMLWHEVKRNVSVDGEKGIKFDHHMVDAFLYALVKGGFFDAVMQVVEKSQEMKVFVDKWRYKQAFMETHKKLKVAKLRKRNFKKMEALVAFKNWAGLNA